In Irregularibacter muris, a single window of DNA contains:
- a CDS encoding M42 family metallopeptidase, with the protein MNNVKKYIDYSIAQIVNLCTTPSPTGFTRKAEKYLIEELSRMGYQPMSTTKGSVLVELGGQGDGLVLAAHIDTLGAMVRSIKSNGRLRLTKIGGFPENNIEGENCIIHTRKDKEYSATIQLTNASVHVYSDVGELKRDDSTVEVVIDEKVASKEEVMELGIRVGDFISFDPRTIVTERGYIKSRHLDDKASAGILLALAKMIKEENIPLNRKIYLLFTTYEEVGHGGAAGVPQDITEMISVDMGAVGDDLETDEHKVSICAKDSGGPYDYDVTTRLIDIAQEQKLNYAVDIYPRYGSDVEATLSAGFDIKHGLLGPGVYASHGYERTHREGIENTFALLVNYIHLLG; encoded by the coding sequence ATGAATAATGTTAAAAAATATATAGATTATTCCATAGCGCAAATCGTTAATCTCTGCACGACGCCTAGCCCAACAGGATTCACGAGAAAAGCAGAAAAATACTTAATAGAAGAATTGAGTAGAATGGGCTATCAACCTATGAGTACCACCAAGGGCTCAGTGTTGGTAGAGCTAGGAGGACAGGGTGATGGATTGGTGTTAGCCGCCCATATCGATACCCTAGGAGCCATGGTACGCTCTATTAAATCCAATGGAAGATTAAGACTTACCAAAATTGGAGGATTTCCTGAAAACAATATTGAGGGGGAAAATTGTATTATTCACACCCGTAAGGACAAAGAATATAGCGCTACCATCCAATTGACCAATGCCAGTGTACATGTGTACAGTGATGTTGGGGAGCTAAAACGAGATGATTCTACTGTGGAAGTAGTCATTGATGAAAAAGTGGCTTCCAAGGAAGAGGTTATGGAATTAGGCATTAGGGTAGGGGATTTTATCAGCTTCGATCCTCGCACCATAGTTACAGAAAGGGGCTATATAAAAAGTAGACATCTAGACGATAAGGCTAGTGCGGGTATTTTATTAGCCTTAGCCAAAATGATCAAAGAAGAAAATATTCCCCTAAACCGTAAGATATATCTCCTATTCACTACTTACGAGGAAGTAGGTCATGGTGGGGCTGCAGGTGTTCCCCAAGATATTACCGAGATGATTTCAGTAGATATGGGAGCAGTAGGAGATGATTTAGAAACTGACGAGCACAAGGTCTCTATTTGTGCCAAGGATTCTGGGGGGCCTTACGATTATGATGTGACCACTAGACTAATAGACATTGCCCAAGAACAAAAACTCAATTATGCAGTGGATATCTACCCCCGTTATGGTTCTGATGTAGAGGCTACCCTATCCGCAGGCTTTGATATCAAACATGGATTATTAGGCCCAGGTGTATATGCCTCCCATGGCTATGAGAGAACCCATAGAGAAGGAATAGAAAACACTTTTGCATTATTGGTCAATTATATTCATCTCTTAGGTTAG
- a CDS encoding cache domain-containing protein, whose translation MYKGEKINSFLRKCAERIKSRGQLWAIAIVLISASILFYTMFILQNTLQTVKEDRIKNSEQILIRSSQTLRLFLGDIHQTTEEIATHNGIRKAIQDYGDLEIPLREKIDQFVQGQFQIAKDKNPYIQQLFLITQSGEVLNDEDTYSIDSQEFFKSPYFKSLENKEDEVLWSYEAPPSFFVKGPHEKMFFTLQAIGGLETDKSVGYLVSIINTQSMNDVYQDMLLGLPEELSVYDNSHHSFIIPSEYPIDEQLIQGFIQEETFYKVKEIKIKGKSYAVGVAPLGPLNWYTASVMPIDKIIGNVKDIYKGKVWVYILGGVFFITWILLLNIIVAKLAKIKFVEKSIEEIEKMKNKELAQYKEEDIQHLKDTEVLVERKDLAKISEYIYFWKKELLEEDTEKERKE comes from the coding sequence ATGTACAAGGGGGAAAAAATAAACTCTTTTTTGAGAAAATGCGCAGAAAGAATTAAAAGTAGGGGGCAGCTATGGGCAATAGCCATTGTGCTAATATCTGCTTCCATCCTATTTTACACCATGTTTATTCTTCAAAACACATTGCAGACCGTGAAAGAGGACAGAATTAAAAATTCAGAACAAATTCTTATTCGATCTAGCCAAACCCTTAGATTGTTTTTAGGGGATATCCACCAAACCACTGAGGAGATAGCTACTCATAATGGGATTAGAAAAGCTATACAAGATTATGGGGATTTGGAGATACCCCTAAGGGAGAAAATTGATCAATTCGTCCAAGGACAATTCCAAATTGCCAAGGATAAAAATCCCTATATTCAACAATTATTTCTGATTACCCAAAGTGGAGAAGTACTTAATGATGAGGACACCTATAGTATAGATAGCCAAGAGTTTTTTAAAAGTCCCTATTTTAAAAGCTTAGAAAACAAAGAAGATGAAGTCTTGTGGTCCTATGAAGCACCACCATCATTTTTTGTGAAAGGGCCCCATGAAAAAATGTTTTTTACTCTCCAGGCCATAGGTGGATTGGAAACAGATAAAAGCGTAGGCTATTTAGTGAGTATTATAAACACCCAAAGCATGAATGATGTATATCAAGATATGTTACTAGGTCTACCTGAAGAGCTAAGCGTATACGACAATAGTCATCATTCCTTTATTATTCCGTCAGAGTACCCTATAGATGAACAATTAATTCAAGGTTTTATTCAAGAGGAAACCTTTTATAAAGTAAAGGAAATAAAGATAAAAGGAAAATCCTATGCTGTAGGGGTAGCTCCCTTAGGACCTCTAAACTGGTATACTGCTAGTGTTATGCCTATTGACAAAATAATAGGAAATGTAAAAGATATTTACAAAGGGAAAGTATGGGTGTATATACTAGGGGGCGTATTTTTCATTACATGGATACTATTGCTCAATATCATTGTAGCAAAATTAGCCAAGATAAAATTTGTGGAAAAAAGTATAGAGGAAATAGAAAAAATGAAAAATAAAGAATTAGCTCAATATAAAGAAGAGGATATTCAACATCTAAAGGATACAGAGGTATTGGTGGAAAGAAAAGACTTAGCCAAGATTAGTGAATATATCTATTTTTGGAAAAAAGAATTATTAGAAGAAGACACAGAGAAGGAGAGAAAAGAATGA
- a CDS encoding 2-oxoacid:ferredoxin oxidoreductase subunit beta, producing MTEINVKQFDSPDEIAWCPGCGDFSILAALKQALAELGLKPHEVLVASGIGQAGKTPYYINANNYNGLHGRGLSGAVAAKMANKNLVVTHHSGDGDSYGEGGNHLIHNIRRNIDITQFVHDNQIYGLTKGQGSPTTDRGHKTHLKKEGMTNDPLNPMALAISLGCSFVARSFSGDKEHLVSIMKEAITHKGYALVDIFQPCVSFNHVNTFAWYKQRVYKLDENYDPTNKVAAFEKALEWGEKIPIGVLYKEEKPTFIERIPHLQEGPALVDRQWAPKDAEKFMEDFR from the coding sequence ATGACAGAGATCAATGTTAAACAATTCGATTCACCAGATGAAATTGCATGGTGCCCAGGCTGTGGTGATTTTAGCATATTAGCTGCTTTAAAACAAGCCTTGGCAGAGCTAGGGCTAAAGCCCCATGAAGTATTGGTAGCCTCTGGCATAGGTCAGGCTGGTAAGACCCCCTATTATATTAACGCCAATAATTATAATGGCCTTCACGGTAGAGGTCTATCTGGAGCTGTAGCGGCTAAAATGGCCAACAAAAACTTAGTGGTGACCCATCATTCAGGAGACGGGGACAGCTATGGAGAGGGGGGCAATCACCTTATTCACAACATCAGGAGAAATATTGATATTACTCAATTTGTACATGATAATCAAATTTATGGACTGACCAAAGGGCAAGGATCTCCCACGACTGATCGAGGACATAAGACCCATCTAAAGAAAGAGGGTATGACCAATGATCCATTAAACCCCATGGCATTGGCCATAAGTCTAGGATGTAGTTTTGTAGCAAGAAGTTTTTCGGGAGATAAGGAGCATTTGGTATCCATCATGAAAGAGGCCATTACCCATAAGGGATATGCTCTAGTGGATATATTCCAACCCTGTGTTTCTTTTAATCATGTCAACACCTTTGCCTGGTATAAACAAAGAGTATATAAGCTAGATGAAAACTATGACCCTACCAATAAGGTAGCTGCCTTTGAAAAGGCCCTAGAGTGGGGAGAGAAGATTCCTATAGGTGTACTTTACAAAGAAGAGAAACCCACCTTCATAGAAAGAATTCCTCACCTACAGGAAGGTCCAGCCTTGGTGGATAGACAATGGGCACCGAAGGATGCAGAAAAGTTTATGGAGGATTTCAGATAG
- a CDS encoding 2-oxoacid:acceptor oxidoreductase subunit alpha has translation MDYNILIGGAAGQGMDTLSVILEKIIKRKGYYIFLNKDYMSRVRGGHNFTQIRFGTKPLYGHETKLDVIIALDKNTVDFHTERLGDNGVILCDEDIQVEDSRVIHIPMKGIAKELKNPKVFGSVAIGALVKLFGMTNTEVEDVFKERFNDKIGLLNFEAYKRGYEITEKHFDLQEGTEDKHIIINSNQAIALGALAGGVCYYSAYPMTPGTSIMTYLAEKQEQAGILVEQAEDEIAAINMAIGASYAGVRSMTGTSGGGFSLMVEALGLAGVQETPLVVVDVQRPSPATGLPTRTEQSDLSFVLTASHGEFPRMVIAVRHPEDAFYQTVRALNIADKYQMLVIILGDQYLADGTQTIAPFDFDKLTIDRHLFNGEGLKEGEYKRYKITENGISPRMIPGKVPGQIVISGSEEHNEEGRITESAEVRTAMMNKRMKKLELLKDDLLEPDYFGVEEPEHLILAWGSMHGPLREAIALLQEEGYSVGALVFGDIYPLPTKLLEKYAAKAKNIINIEQNYTGQLGKLIRQETGIACNKSILKYDGRQMHYKHIYDQLKGEVL, from the coding sequence TTGGATTACAATATATTGATTGGCGGTGCTGCCGGACAAGGCATGGACACCTTAAGTGTAATCTTGGAAAAAATAATCAAAAGAAAGGGCTATTATATTTTCTTAAATAAGGATTATATGTCCCGGGTGAGAGGTGGCCATAATTTTACCCAAATACGATTTGGCACAAAGCCATTGTACGGCCACGAAACAAAATTAGATGTAATTATTGCCTTAGATAAAAATACTGTTGATTTTCATACAGAACGATTAGGAGACAATGGAGTAATTCTCTGTGATGAAGATATTCAGGTGGAGGATTCTAGAGTCATACATATTCCTATGAAAGGCATTGCAAAGGAACTTAAAAATCCTAAAGTATTTGGTTCAGTAGCCATAGGAGCACTGGTGAAACTATTTGGCATGACCAATACAGAAGTAGAGGATGTTTTTAAAGAAAGATTTAATGACAAAATTGGATTGTTAAACTTTGAAGCTTACAAAAGAGGCTATGAAATTACAGAAAAACACTTTGACCTACAGGAGGGGACAGAGGATAAACATATCATCATCAATAGTAATCAAGCCATTGCCTTAGGAGCTTTAGCAGGAGGAGTGTGTTACTATTCTGCCTATCCTATGACGCCAGGGACCAGTATCATGACCTATCTGGCTGAAAAACAAGAGCAAGCAGGTATCCTAGTGGAGCAAGCGGAAGATGAAATTGCAGCTATTAATATGGCCATTGGGGCATCCTATGCCGGAGTGAGATCTATGACGGGGACTTCTGGAGGAGGTTTTTCCCTCATGGTAGAAGCTTTAGGACTGGCCGGGGTACAAGAAACTCCCTTGGTAGTGGTGGATGTCCAAAGGCCTTCCCCTGCAACAGGACTGCCTACCAGGACAGAACAAAGTGACTTGAGCTTTGTCCTCACGGCCTCCCACGGAGAATTCCCAAGAATGGTTATTGCCGTTCGCCATCCAGAGGATGCCTTTTATCAAACGGTTAGAGCTTTAAATATTGCTGACAAATACCAAATGCTGGTGATTATTTTAGGAGATCAATATCTCGCAGATGGGACACAGACCATTGCGCCCTTTGATTTTGATAAACTTACCATAGATAGACATTTATTTAATGGAGAAGGACTGAAAGAGGGGGAATATAAGCGGTATAAGATCACAGAAAATGGAATTTCCCCAAGAATGATACCAGGAAAAGTGCCAGGGCAAATTGTGATCTCTGGTAGTGAGGAACATAATGAAGAGGGGCGTATTACCGAATCTGCCGAGGTTCGCACAGCTATGATGAATAAGCGTATGAAAAAGCTAGAACTTTTAAAAGATGATCTTTTAGAGCCAGATTACTTTGGTGTAGAGGAGCCAGAACATTTAATTCTTGCTTGGGGATCCATGCATGGACCTTTAAGAGAGGCTATTGCATTACTGCAGGAGGAAGGATACTCAGTAGGGGCCTTGGTATTTGGAGATATCTATCCCCTGCCTACGAAATTATTAGAAAAGTATGCAGCTAAAGCCAAAAATATTATTAATATAGAACAAAACTATACGGGGCAATTAGGAAAACTCATTAGGCAAGAGACTGGGATCGCTTGTAACAAGAGTATTTTAAAATATGATGGAAGACAGATGCACTACAAGCATATTTATGACCAACTAAAAGGGGAGGTGCTGTAA
- a CDS encoding cyclase family protein, translating into MKIYDISMEITHDMMVYKNREEKRPHLKTSRDFTTGSVYESIITMDLHTGTHMDAPLHMMQGGDTIDRQDLSKTIVKCKVLDVTKAQKSVSKKHLENKDIQKGDFILLKTRNSFEDVFNVEFIYLDKEGAQYLKEKEVIGVGIDALGIERAQSNHDTHHTLMKADILIIEGLVLKDVEEGEYTLIALPLKIKGGEASPVRAVLIQGNL; encoded by the coding sequence ATGAAAATTTATGATATTTCTATGGAAATAACCCACGACATGATGGTCTATAAAAATAGGGAGGAAAAGAGACCCCATCTAAAAACAAGCCGGGATTTTACCACGGGCAGTGTTTATGAATCAATTATTACCATGGATTTACACACGGGTACCCATATGGATGCCCCTCTTCACATGATGCAGGGAGGAGATACCATTGACCGTCAGGATTTGTCCAAGACCATTGTGAAATGCAAGGTATTAGATGTTACTAAAGCCCAAAAGAGTGTGTCTAAAAAGCATCTTGAAAATAAGGATATCCAAAAAGGAGATTTTATCCTTCTCAAAACCCGTAACTCCTTTGAAGATGTCTTTAATGTAGAGTTCATCTATCTGGATAAAGAGGGGGCCCAATACCTTAAAGAAAAGGAAGTTATAGGGGTGGGCATTGATGCTCTGGGTATAGAAAGAGCTCAATCCAATCATGATACTCACCACACCCTAATGAAGGCAGATATTCTCATCATAGAAGGGCTGGTTTTAAAGGATGTGGAGGAAGGAGAATACACACTCATTGCCCTACCTTTAAAAATCAAAGGGGGGGAAGCATCTCCTGTAAGGGCGGTCTTAATCCAAGGGAATCTATAA
- the zwf gene encoding glucose-6-phosphate dehydrogenase, with amino-acid sequence MNKSNLSNITVLFGGTGDLAKRKIFPALYHLQKGGDLPQGFALVAVGRRQKNHQQYREYIYSFMEKEADFTIDKEAWEALSQRIYYLPFHFDDPAGYERLKEFLAVLENIYQTQGNRIYYLAVAPEYFGLIVQQLKVHDMDRKENSWRRVVIEKPFGKDLNSARKLNQIITEVFEEKNIYRIDHYLGKEMLQNIMVIRFTNAFFEPIWNSQYIDNIQISSSEQLGVGTRGEYYDQSGALRDMIQNHMMQLLTLTAMEPPIRLDNQSIRDEKIRVLRSLEELSQKTVFENIVRGQYSAGRIDGKPVKGYREEEGVNPASTTETFVAMKMAVENYRWVGVPFYIRTGKRMPVKSTEIVVEFKRPPEVLYFKEYKNLQPNLLVIGIQPKEGAFLRFNAKKPGTIKEIIPVEMDYCQNCQVEQNSPEAYERLIYDVMRGESTLFTRWDEVEYSWKIVDNIERAWRRKAEEILLYPAGERGPQGAMELLQRDNRKWWNILGG; translated from the coding sequence ATGAATAAATCTAATCTTTCCAACATTACGGTTTTATTTGGAGGAACAGGGGATTTAGCCAAGAGAAAAATTTTCCCTGCCCTTTACCATCTCCAAAAAGGAGGAGATTTACCCCAGGGCTTTGCCCTGGTTGCAGTAGGAAGAAGACAGAAAAACCATCAGCAATATAGAGAATATATTTATTCCTTCATGGAGAAAGAAGCAGACTTTACCATAGACAAAGAAGCATGGGAGGCCTTAAGTCAAAGAATTTATTATCTCCCCTTTCATTTTGATGATCCTGCAGGCTATGAAAGGCTAAAGGAGTTTTTGGCTGTCCTAGAAAATATCTATCAAACCCAGGGCAATCGTATATATTATTTGGCCGTTGCTCCAGAATACTTTGGGCTTATTGTGCAGCAGCTTAAAGTCCATGACATGGATAGAAAGGAAAATAGTTGGCGAAGGGTGGTTATAGAAAAGCCCTTTGGCAAGGATTTAAATTCTGCCAGAAAGCTTAATCAAATCATTACCGAAGTATTTGAAGAGAAAAATATCTATAGAATTGATCACTACCTAGGAAAAGAAATGTTACAAAATATCATGGTTATTCGCTTTACCAACGCATTTTTTGAACCTATATGGAATAGCCAATATATTGATAACATTCAAATTTCCTCTAGCGAACAATTGGGAGTAGGCACCCGAGGAGAGTATTATGATCAATCAGGAGCCCTAAGGGATATGATTCAAAATCATATGATGCAGCTCCTTACCCTTACCGCTATGGAGCCCCCTATAAGGTTGGATAACCAATCCATTCGAGATGAAAAAATACGAGTCCTACGATCCTTAGAAGAGCTTTCCCAGAAAACGGTATTTGAAAACATTGTGCGAGGACAATATAGTGCAGGAAGAATAGATGGAAAACCAGTGAAAGGGTATAGGGAAGAGGAGGGTGTAAATCCGGCCTCTACTACCGAAACCTTTGTGGCCATGAAGATGGCGGTAGAAAACTATCGATGGGTAGGGGTACCCTTTTATATTCGTACAGGCAAGAGAATGCCGGTGAAGTCTACCGAAATTGTCGTAGAGTTTAAAAGGCCGCCAGAGGTATTATATTTTAAGGAGTATAAAAACTTGCAGCCCAATTTGCTCGTCATTGGTATTCAGCCCAAGGAAGGGGCCTTTCTGCGTTTTAATGCCAAAAAGCCAGGGACCATAAAGGAAATCATTCCCGTGGAAATGGATTATTGTCAAAACTGCCAAGTAGAACAAAACTCACCGGAAGCTTATGAAAGATTGATCTATGATGTCATGAGGGGAGAGTCTACCTTGTTTACCCGTTGGGACGAAGTGGAATATTCCTGGAAGATTGTGGACAATATTGAAAGGGCGTGGCGAAGGAAGGCAGAAGAAATTCTCCTATATCCAGCAGGAGAAAGAGGACCCCAGGGAGCAATGGAATTATTACAAAGGGATAACAGAAAGTGGTGGAATATTTTAGGAGGTTAA
- the gnd gene encoding phosphogluconate dehydrogenase (NAD(+)-dependent, decarboxylating), with amino-acid sequence MEIGLIGLGKMGYNIALNMKEKGHRVVAYNRSLEKVKAIEKEGVEGAYSIQELTEKFSGRKAIWIMVPAGSPVDEMIEKLVPHLNEGDIVIDAGNSHYKDTLRRYQELKGKNIDFVDVGTSGGTSGARWGACTMIGAEDDVFQYLEPIFKDICVEKGYLHTGENGTGHFVKMIHNGIEYGMMQAIGEGFEILHTSSFDLNLEKVAQVWNHGSVVRSWLMELTESAFKKRPQLEDITGVIRSSGEGLWTVQEALELKVPAPVITQSLFTRYGSEQQESFSGKVVAALRDEFGGHGVVKHE; translated from the coding sequence ATGGAGATTGGATTAATCGGATTGGGAAAGATGGGGTACAATATTGCATTGAATATGAAGGAAAAAGGCCATAGGGTTGTAGCCTACAATCGCTCTCTAGAAAAGGTAAAAGCTATAGAAAAAGAGGGAGTAGAGGGAGCCTATAGCATACAAGAACTTACTGAGAAATTCAGTGGTAGGAAAGCCATTTGGATTATGGTACCAGCAGGAAGCCCAGTGGATGAAATGATAGAGAAACTAGTTCCCCATCTAAATGAAGGAGATATTGTCATTGATGCAGGAAATTCTCATTATAAAGATACCTTAAGAAGATATCAAGAATTAAAGGGGAAAAACATTGACTTTGTAGATGTGGGCACTAGCGGTGGAACATCGGGAGCACGATGGGGAGCCTGTACCATGATAGGGGCAGAGGATGATGTTTTTCAGTATCTAGAGCCTATATTTAAAGACATCTGTGTAGAAAAGGGCTATCTTCATACAGGAGAAAACGGAACAGGCCATTTTGTAAAGATGATCCATAATGGGATTGAATATGGAATGATGCAGGCCATAGGAGAGGGTTTTGAAATACTTCATACCAGTAGTTTTGACCTCAACTTGGAAAAAGTAGCTCAGGTGTGGAATCATGGCTCAGTAGTAAGAAGCTGGTTGATGGAACTAACCGAAAGTGCTTTTAAAAAGCGTCCCCAATTGGAAGACATTACTGGAGTTATCCGTTCCTCAGGAGAGGGACTATGGACGGTACAGGAGGCGTTGGAGTTAAAAGTACCTGCACCAGTAATTACCCAATCTCTATTTACTCGTTACGGATCAGAGCAGCAGGAAAGTTTTTCTGGGAAAGTAGTAGCGGCCCTGCGGGATGAGTTTGGAGGACATGGAGTTGTAAAACATGAATAA
- a CDS encoding HD-GYP domain-containing protein produces MRLVPINCIKPGSYLSKSIYDAKGRVLLAKGVPLTSLILQRVQCHGFLSLYIQDEYSQEEIEDVIRPELRQKAIFSVKNYFGFFNYPLEVGIKEEKQDEQVKQREYLQSLREIAENIVEEILEQRSIMINLVDIKSMDNYTYAHCVNVAILSLVMGIELGYNRKQLIDLAVGAMLHDVGKIFVPKEVLNKKGKLDDKEFELIQEHPRQGYEYLKDIYEISSLSRAIVLQHHEKVDGTGYPRGLKSEKIHPYAKLVAIADVYDALTSDRPYRRGMPPNEAMEYIMGAVDKEFDYTMVRTFIRKIIPYPVGTLIKLSNGCVAVVVEINHHLPLRPVVKVILENDQYARDDIIDLYRNYSIVIEGIQYEDPAKEDTDKALGF; encoded by the coding sequence GTGAGATTAGTCCCTATTAACTGTATTAAGCCGGGAAGTTATTTATCAAAATCTATTTATGATGCCAAGGGAAGGGTACTCTTAGCAAAGGGCGTTCCTTTAACTTCTTTAATTTTACAAAGGGTGCAGTGTCATGGTTTTTTGTCCCTTTATATTCAAGATGAATATAGTCAAGAGGAAATTGAAGATGTCATCAGACCGGAATTAAGGCAAAAAGCTATATTTTCCGTAAAAAATTATTTTGGTTTTTTTAATTATCCTTTAGAGGTGGGGATAAAAGAGGAAAAACAAGATGAGCAGGTGAAACAAAGGGAATATTTGCAATCCCTAAGGGAAATTGCAGAAAATATTGTAGAGGAAATATTAGAACAAAGAAGCATCATGATTAATCTAGTGGATATAAAAAGCATGGACAATTATACCTACGCCCATTGTGTCAATGTGGCTATTTTATCCCTGGTTATGGGCATTGAATTAGGATACAATAGAAAGCAATTGATAGATCTTGCAGTGGGAGCTATGCTTCATGATGTGGGAAAGATATTTGTTCCTAAGGAAGTGCTCAATAAAAAAGGGAAGTTAGATGATAAGGAGTTTGAACTAATTCAAGAGCATCCTAGGCAGGGCTATGAATACTTAAAGGACATTTATGAAATTAGTTCCCTATCTAGGGCCATCGTTCTTCAACATCATGAAAAAGTGGATGGTACCGGCTATCCTAGAGGGTTAAAGAGTGAGAAAATTCATCCCTATGCCAAATTGGTGGCTATTGCGGACGTATATGATGCCTTAACTTCGGATAGACCTTATCGAAGAGGTATGCCTCCCAATGAAGCCATGGAATATATCATGGGGGCAGTGGATAAGGAATTTGACTACACTATGGTAAGAACCTTCATAAGGAAAATCATCCCCTATCCTGTAGGAACATTGATTAAATTAAGCAATGGGTGTGTAGCAGTGGTAGTGGAAATCAATCACCATCTACCTCTACGGCCAGTGGTAAAGGTAATTTTGGAAAATGATCAATATGCTAGAGATGATATCATAGATTTATATAGAAATTATTCCATTGTCATTGAGGGCATACAATATGAGGATCCTGCTAAGGAGGATACAGATAAGGCCCTGGGATTTTAA